Proteins encoded within one genomic window of Methanosarcina barkeri str. Wiesmoor:
- the cas6 gene encoding CRISPR-associated endoribonuclease Cas6 has translation MRCRVSVRKISPEPLHYDYQYGLASMLYSKLATSNIELANKIHSKKGFKFYTFSNLILEDKIPEKNGLNFKKAHFFLSSPDPEFIRSFAEGLLIEPEFFLGNNGNKSNFVIERIEVLPLIHFSDTCTFRTLSPIYLKTQRKQDDRLVEFDLYPKDSKFHENLHKNLVARYEEFYGSKIDKDFFEVIKIPSFKPKRVKIENNYRRCSLMNLYLSANPELLQFAYDAGLGEKNAMGFGCVNVLEVKQK, from the coding sequence ATGAGATGCAGGGTAAGTGTCAGAAAAATATCTCCCGAGCCACTCCATTACGATTATCAGTATGGTCTTGCCTCAATGTTATATTCGAAGTTAGCTACTTCTAATATAGAGCTTGCAAATAAGATTCACAGTAAAAAAGGCTTCAAATTCTACACGTTTTCCAATCTTATTCTTGAAGACAAAATTCCCGAAAAAAATGGATTAAATTTCAAGAAAGCTCATTTTTTCCTGTCATCTCCCGATCCTGAGTTCATAAGGAGTTTTGCAGAAGGGCTTTTGATTGAACCAGAATTTTTCCTTGGAAATAATGGAAATAAGTCCAATTTCGTAATTGAAAGAATTGAAGTTCTTCCTTTAATACATTTTTCGGATACATGTACCTTCAGGACTCTTTCTCCGATCTATTTAAAAACCCAGAGAAAACAGGATGACAGGCTGGTAGAGTTTGACCTGTATCCAAAAGACTCAAAGTTCCATGAAAACCTGCATAAAAATCTGGTTGCCAGGTACGAAGAATTCTATGGATCAAAAATCGATAAGGACTTTTTTGAAGTTATTAAGATCCCAAGCTTCAAACCCAAAAGAGTAAAAATAGAAAACAATTACAGGCGTTGCAGTTTGATGAATCTGTACCTGTCCGCAAATCCAGAACTATTACAGTTTGCGTATGATGCGGGGTTGGGTGAGAAAAATGCTATGGGGTTCGGATGTGTCAATGTTCTGGAAGTGAAACAAAAGTAA
- a CDS encoding DNA alkylation repair protein, with the protein MEPNIIPRIREELTLNVDEKTKASSSRFFKEEVHCYGVKSALVGRIAKNYFNQIKSEDKKEIFDLCEELFRSDYCEEAFIAANWAYLVRKDYSEDDFFTFERWVENYVNNWAKCDTLCNHAVGSFIEKFPEYVEKLKLWALSDNRWVRRAAAVTLILPARKGNFLNEVFEISDLLLKDRDDLVQKGYGWMLKEASKSHRQEVFEYVMNNKKEMPRTALRYAIEKMPPDLRARAMEKNWKK; encoded by the coding sequence GTGGAACCCAATATTATACCCAGGATCAGAGAGGAGCTAACCCTTAACGTGGATGAGAAAACAAAAGCCAGCTCGTCTCGCTTTTTTAAAGAAGAAGTCCACTGCTACGGAGTAAAGTCTGCGCTCGTGGGAAGAATTGCGAAAAATTATTTTAACCAAATAAAGTCCGAAGACAAAAAAGAAATCTTTGACCTGTGTGAGGAACTCTTTCGATCCGATTACTGCGAGGAAGCCTTTATTGCAGCCAATTGGGCCTACCTGGTCAGAAAGGATTACTCTGAGGATGATTTCTTTACCTTTGAGCGCTGGGTTGAAAACTATGTCAACAACTGGGCGAAGTGTGACACCCTCTGCAACCATGCAGTTGGCTCTTTTATAGAGAAATTTCCTGAATATGTGGAAAAACTCAAGCTCTGGGCCCTGTCTGACAACCGGTGGGTAAGACGAGCGGCTGCAGTAACCCTGATCCTGCCTGCCCGAAAAGGCAATTTTCTTAACGAGGTTTTTGAAATCTCCGATCTCCTGCTTAAAGACAGAGATGACCTGGTCCAGAAAGGCTACGGCTGGATGCTTAAAGAAGCCAGCAAATCCCACAGGCAGGAAGTCTTCGAATACGTGATGAATAACAAAAAAGAGATGCCCAGAACCGCTCTCAGATATGCAATCGAGAAAATGCCACCGGATTTGAGAGCCAGAGCTATGGAAAAAAACTGGAAAAAATAA
- a CDS encoding GNAT family N-acetyltransferase, whose translation MPRVKIRPQELFDAKCFFDIITRTNLEFIEFPIKTLEEEKYFLGLNETKRKANFEYNFSILYYGRLVGACGIKIDQHRPWIGEIGYFIDRDYQGMGIATEAVRQLENIGFEQLDLQRIVILMDIRNLASERVAQKCGYQKEGTMKKVHRIGEDYYDCFLYAKTR comes from the coding sequence ATGCCCAGAGTAAAAATTCGCCCTCAAGAACTCTTTGATGCCAAATGTTTCTTTGATATAATTACACGTACAAATCTCGAGTTCATTGAGTTTCCTATAAAAACGCTTGAAGAAGAAAAGTATTTTCTGGGGCTAAATGAAACTAAAAGAAAGGCTAACTTTGAGTATAATTTCTCCATTCTTTATTATGGAAGACTTGTAGGAGCTTGCGGAATCAAGATCGACCAGCACAGGCCCTGGATAGGAGAAATCGGTTACTTCATTGACAGAGACTACCAGGGAATGGGGATTGCAACCGAAGCTGTAAGACAGCTTGAAAATATCGGGTTTGAGCAACTGGATTTACAGAGAATTGTCATCCTTATGGATATCAGGAACCTTGCAAGCGAGCGCGTGGCCCAGAAATGCGGGTACCAAAAAGAAGGCACAATGAAAAAAGTTCATCGCATAGGAGAAGATTATTACGATTGCTTCCTTTATGCGAAAACCAGGTAA
- a CDS encoding ABC transporter ATP-binding protein, giving the protein MVKMTQNMDFPGKTNFPFLLELKNVTVVRGGRKILDSVSLSIEQGEHVAIIGPNGSGKSSLIKTFTKEYHPLAAADGLVLNIMGKGTWNVFELRKLLGIVSGDLQQTYFRQVSVLDVVLSGFFSSIGIYYNHEVTPEMETRAREVLEFLEISHLEDRLMSELSSGEARRVLIGRALVHDPEALILDEPANSLDLKALHSFREIVRKIASSGKSIILVTHALEDIIPEINRVILIRNGKIFMDGKKQEILTNANLSELFSLPVEVVRKNGYYQALI; this is encoded by the coding sequence ATGGTAAAAATGACTCAAAACATGGACTTTCCAGGAAAGACTAATTTTCCTTTCCTGCTGGAACTAAAAAATGTAACCGTTGTCAGGGGCGGGAGAAAAATCCTTGATTCAGTGTCCCTGTCAATTGAGCAGGGAGAACATGTTGCGATTATCGGGCCTAATGGTTCCGGGAAATCCTCTCTGATCAAGACATTTACAAAGGAATATCACCCTCTTGCAGCAGCCGATGGGCTTGTTCTGAATATTATGGGCAAAGGGACCTGGAATGTCTTTGAGCTAAGAAAACTGCTCGGGATAGTCTCAGGAGACCTTCAGCAGACCTACTTCCGTCAGGTTAGTGTGCTGGATGTCGTACTCTCAGGGTTTTTCAGCAGCATAGGAATTTACTACAACCATGAAGTTACTCCTGAAATGGAAACCAGAGCAAGGGAAGTTCTTGAGTTTCTTGAAATTTCCCACCTTGAAGACAGGCTGATGTCCGAACTTTCCTCAGGAGAAGCCAGGAGGGTACTCATAGGGAGAGCTCTTGTACATGACCCTGAAGCCCTTATTTTAGATGAGCCTGCAAACAGCCTTGACCTAAAAGCCCTTCACAGCTTCCGCGAAATTGTCAGGAAAATTGCCAGCTCGGGAAAGAGTATCATTCTCGTTACTCACGCCCTTGAAGATATCATTCCCGAAATTAACCGTGTAATCCTCATAAGAAACGGAAAAATCTTCATGGACGGAAAAAAGCAGGAAATCTTGACCAACGCAAACCTCTCAGAATTGTTTTCCCTCCCGGTTGAAGTCGTGAGGAAGAACGGTTACTATCAGGCCCTGATCTGA
- a CDS encoding glycosyltransferase, protein MEKHFVIIAGEEAGPKSNKMGGIWNVIHEEAQTLAALFDSGQLDTKEDKEILVVGPYYAHRGADWNRGLNRITEMEEFDSLNPGEELRKSLESLENLGIKVFTGCKFVGRMKIGYLQFQTSDFGKILSMYQGKEMNLESRIKAEAYEHFGLDSLRYENMSNGLEYTHYLCLSYAISELVRLLINTASESSETFGAASTHGPIHCPRVSLHCHEFGVFYAPARLKKLGIPVNTVATLHATLPGRTAGYNTIQKRRNNDSTWPSGVPENLAALEALAAYADTVTAVGESTRQEARLFYGINGIVIRNGITIESDKINWDLKESSLRRIQKFLSENLYKYHGGERIEPEKIIPIFTISRLEVENKGYPDLLDSLVALEHIIKNNILEGHMQEEIRVICFLVTAEGSKTNLPSGFPVNLPKEVLVGNELRIQQMIEDRGLDFSKMVRGKRSVAALLYPQILSSSDGGLGMEVEEFMAGCCAGIFPSRYDPFLLTGLEAGKEGTPSVVSRVCGFSDAIKTIESLKEALGGVIVVDNIGLSYYETVLDYALAVSYFTRNFIEDRVKYKLLCREAFLLAKDMDWKAPTEQYYELISGARFCKKENAAGSK, encoded by the coding sequence TTGGAAAAGCATTTTGTCATAATTGCCGGAGAAGAAGCAGGCCCTAAGTCAAATAAAATGGGCGGGATCTGGAATGTGATTCATGAAGAAGCACAAACCCTTGCTGCTCTTTTCGATTCAGGGCAATTGGATACAAAAGAAGATAAAGAAATACTTGTTGTGGGTCCTTATTATGCGCACAGGGGCGCGGACTGGAATCGGGGGTTAAACCGAATTACGGAGATGGAGGAATTTGACTCCCTCAACCCTGGCGAAGAACTCCGCAAAAGTCTTGAGTCCCTTGAAAACTTAGGTATCAAGGTGTTTACAGGATGTAAGTTCGTAGGGAGAATGAAAATAGGCTATTTGCAGTTTCAAACCTCTGATTTTGGAAAAATACTTTCCATGTATCAGGGAAAGGAGATGAACCTTGAAAGCAGGATCAAAGCTGAAGCCTACGAGCACTTTGGTCTTGATTCCCTGAGATATGAAAATATGTCAAATGGGCTTGAGTATACCCATTACCTATGCCTATCCTATGCGATTTCCGAGCTTGTCAGGCTCCTTATCAACACAGCTTCGGAAAGTTCCGAAACCTTTGGTGCAGCTTCAACTCATGGTCCTATTCACTGTCCAAGGGTCTCTCTGCACTGCCACGAATTTGGGGTATTTTATGCGCCAGCCAGGCTTAAGAAACTTGGGATTCCAGTAAATACTGTTGCAACTCTGCACGCGACTCTGCCTGGAAGGACTGCAGGATACAATACTATCCAGAAAAGAAGGAATAATGACAGCACATGGCCTTCAGGCGTGCCTGAAAACCTGGCTGCCCTTGAAGCGCTGGCTGCATATGCTGATACGGTTACTGCAGTAGGAGAATCGACCCGACAGGAAGCAAGGCTCTTTTACGGGATTAATGGAATTGTGATCCGAAACGGAATTACTATAGAATCCGACAAGATAAACTGGGACCTGAAAGAAAGCTCCCTTAGACGAATCCAAAAATTCCTTTCCGAAAACCTGTATAAGTACCACGGAGGGGAAAGGATCGAACCCGAAAAGATAATCCCAATTTTCACAATCTCTCGTCTGGAGGTGGAAAATAAAGGATATCCGGATCTTCTCGATTCCCTTGTTGCGCTTGAGCACATAATAAAAAATAACATTCTCGAAGGGCATATGCAGGAGGAAATCAGGGTAATCTGTTTCCTTGTTACGGCTGAAGGGTCCAAAACAAATCTGCCGTCAGGATTTCCTGTAAACCTGCCAAAAGAAGTGCTTGTAGGAAACGAACTGAGAATCCAGCAGATGATTGAGGATAGGGGGCTGGATTTTTCGAAAATGGTAAGGGGAAAACGCTCGGTTGCAGCACTTTTATACCCCCAGATTCTTTCAAGCTCGGATGGAGGGTTGGGTATGGAAGTTGAGGAATTTATGGCAGGCTGCTGTGCAGGTATTTTTCCCTCGCGTTATGATCCCTTCCTGCTCACAGGGCTTGAAGCCGGAAAAGAAGGAACTCCAAGTGTGGTCAGTCGGGTATGCGGCTTCAGTGATGCCATAAAGACAATTGAGTCCCTTAAAGAAGCGCTTGGAGGAGTGATAGTAGTAGACAATATAGGTCTTTCTTATTACGAAACAGTCCTTGACTACGCCCTGGCAGTCAGTTATTTTACACGGAATTTCATAGAAGATAGGGTGAAGTATAAACTCCTCTGCAGGGAAGCTTTCCTCCTTGCAAAAGATATGGACTGGAAAGCTCCTACTGAACAGTACTATGAACTGATAAGTGGGGCTCGGTTCTGTAAAAAAGAAAATGCTGCTGGCAGTAAATAA
- a CDS encoding DUF4921 family protein, protein MSEIRKHYFLSEYCIIAEERAKRPSDFAVADEGSGKHSSKNCFFCGGAEENTPLATAVYKKGKIYSDTPEKRVRNWDFRCFPNLYPALSPVPDSPGQKEKGLQAEPGYGFHEVIVETPLHGRRLEDFSNSEISALMQVYRDRTCSYATRENIRYVSLFKNSGEKAGASINHSHSQLLALPFCPSPLSRELKVIRNIEECPYCAIYDLEKASPRLISKNSEWIAFTPYSSMGPFEVWFLPQKHVSFLGDCSDKLLFALGDILKAILKSYGRILGNPPFNYMFYQLSESPEYHLNLRLLPRISIHAGFELGTGTYINTVPPERAASYLKEGLTHGE, encoded by the coding sequence ATGTCAGAAATCAGAAAGCATTACTTTCTTTCCGAGTACTGTATAATTGCCGAAGAAAGAGCTAAAAGGCCTTCGGATTTTGCAGTCGCAGACGAAGGCAGCGGGAAACACAGCTCTAAAAACTGCTTTTTCTGTGGAGGAGCCGAGGAAAATACTCCTCTTGCCACTGCTGTTTATAAAAAGGGGAAAATCTATTCCGATACCCCTGAAAAAAGAGTACGTAACTGGGATTTCCGCTGCTTTCCGAACCTTTATCCTGCTCTTTCACCTGTGCCTGACTCCCCAGGCCAGAAGGAAAAAGGGCTGCAAGCTGAACCCGGGTATGGTTTTCACGAAGTTATCGTAGAGACACCTTTGCATGGGAGAAGGCTTGAAGATTTTTCTAATTCTGAAATTTCAGCACTCATGCAGGTCTATAGAGACCGTACATGCAGTTATGCAACCCGTGAAAATATACGCTACGTTTCCCTGTTTAAAAATTCCGGGGAAAAAGCAGGGGCTTCGATTAATCACTCTCACAGCCAGCTTCTTGCCCTGCCTTTTTGTCCTTCTCCTCTGTCAAGGGAATTAAAGGTTATCAGGAATATCGAGGAATGCCCTTACTGTGCCATTTATGACCTGGAAAAGGCTTCTCCACGTTTAATATCTAAAAACAGCGAATGGATAGCCTTTACTCCTTATTCCTCAATGGGACCATTTGAAGTGTGGTTCCTCCCCCAAAAGCATGTCAGTTTTCTTGGTGATTGTAGTGACAAACTTCTTTTTGCTCTGGGGGATATTCTGAAAGCCATTCTCAAAAGTTATGGACGAATTCTTGGAAATCCACCCTTTAATTATATGTTTTACCAGCTTTCCGAATCTCCTGAATATCACCTGAACCTTCGTTTGCTCCCCAGGATTTCTATTCATGCGGGTTTTGAACTCGGTACAGGAACTTATATTAATACGGTTCCTCCGGAAAGAGCAGCCTCTTATTTGAAGGAAGGCCTTACGCATGGAGAATGA
- a CDS encoding glycosyltransferase family 4 protein, which translates to MKKIRIGMFTWESLYSIRVGGISPHVSELSEALATEGHDVHLFTRDHENKDEIINGVYYHKIACDQSGGIVEQMNHMCDDMYCRFLEVRENVGEFDILHGHDWHPVNVLCRIKAQFGLPFVLTFHSTEWGRNGNHHGDWWEAKEISHREWLGGYESSEIIITSTILKEEIKQIYKIPDYKLWKIPNGINVGKINRQIDPGNVKKHYGIHPCLPVVLFTGRMSYQKGPDLLVEAAAKVLKKRNAQFVLIGEGEMRSHCEYQAHRLGIGNSCNFLGYAPDNTLIDWFNACDLVCVPSRNEPFGIVVLEAWDAKKPVVASDAVALVDNFRTGVVAHKEPSSIAWGLNYVLEGLGRNRMGEKGYDLLKKRYNWKTIAEKTLEAYKKVIEKHETAAGKVS; encoded by the coding sequence ATGAAAAAGATTCGAATAGGAATGTTTACCTGGGAAAGTCTGTATTCGATACGTGTAGGAGGTATTTCACCCCATGTATCCGAGCTCTCTGAGGCTCTTGCGACAGAGGGACATGATGTTCACCTTTTTACACGAGACCATGAAAATAAAGATGAGATAATAAATGGGGTTTATTATCACAAAATTGCCTGTGATCAAAGCGGGGGAATCGTTGAGCAGATGAACCATATGTGTGATGATATGTACTGCCGATTCCTCGAGGTGAGAGAAAATGTAGGAGAGTTTGACATCCTGCATGGGCACGACTGGCACCCTGTAAATGTGCTTTGCAGGATAAAAGCCCAGTTTGGACTGCCCTTTGTGCTGACCTTCCACAGTACAGAATGGGGACGTAATGGAAATCATCATGGAGACTGGTGGGAGGCAAAGGAAATCTCACATAGGGAGTGGCTCGGAGGCTATGAATCTTCGGAGATTATCATAACCTCGACCATATTGAAGGAAGAAATCAAGCAAATTTACAAAATCCCTGACTACAAGCTCTGGAAAATCCCTAACGGCATAAACGTGGGAAAAATAAATAGACAGATCGATCCCGGGAATGTGAAAAAACACTATGGTATCCATCCATGTCTTCCAGTGGTGCTTTTCACGGGAAGGATGTCTTATCAGAAAGGGCCTGACCTGCTGGTGGAAGCTGCTGCTAAAGTCCTGAAGAAGAGGAATGCTCAGTTTGTGCTTATAGGCGAGGGGGAAATGCGTTCTCATTGTGAATATCAGGCTCATAGGCTTGGGATTGGAAATTCCTGTAATTTCCTCGGGTATGCTCCGGATAATACTTTGATAGACTGGTTCAATGCCTGTGACCTCGTATGTGTGCCAAGCCGGAACGAGCCCTTTGGAATTGTAGTGCTTGAAGCCTGGGATGCAAAAAAGCCTGTAGTTGCAAGTGATGCAGTTGCCCTTGTAGATAATTTCAGGACAGGCGTCGTTGCACATAAAGAACCCTCTTCGATCGCCTGGGGCCTTAATTACGTCCTTGAAGGTCTTGGCCGCAACCGAATGGGAGAGAAAGGTTACGATCTTCTTAAAAAGCGGTATAACTGGAAAACCATAGCTGAAAAAACTCTTGAAGCCTACAAAAAAGTAATCGAAAAACATGAGACTGCGGCAGGAAAAGTCAGCTGA
- a CDS encoding DUF2150 family protein, protein MPEQEMNQVPPYEFYTQKRWENWLGRARESGFQIKESEEEAGKESAIFVNMVDDVILACLKVVARFDKGMLSREKSLEILAEIRDIVLSEVEPISEDINLMIDSVQTSLMGALIAFECYVMSDYDEGNDIAELVKLAIEAESSDNLELALDYTAQCGALVLKGNSLPEEVMADLPYGIVAEWLDGIDSISAAMVGSDNYKEFDEEDDEDIV, encoded by the coding sequence GTGCCTGAACAAGAAATGAACCAGGTCCCCCCCTATGAATTTTATACCCAAAAGCGCTGGGAAAACTGGCTCGGACGGGCAAGAGAGAGCGGTTTCCAGATAAAGGAGTCGGAAGAAGAAGCTGGAAAGGAAAGTGCAATATTCGTAAATATGGTTGATGATGTGATTCTGGCCTGCCTGAAAGTGGTTGCACGCTTTGATAAAGGTATGCTCTCCAGAGAAAAGTCTCTGGAGATCCTGGCCGAGATCCGGGACATTGTACTTTCCGAGGTCGAGCCAATTTCTGAAGATATCAACCTTATGATCGACTCTGTCCAGACCTCTCTTATGGGGGCTCTTATCGCCTTCGAGTGCTATGTTATGAGCGACTACGACGAAGGAAACGATATTGCAGAGCTTGTAAAATTAGCCATTGAGGCAGAATCCTCTGACAACCTTGAGCTTGCTCTTGACTATACTGCACAATGCGGTGCGCTCGTGCTGAAAGGAAATAGCTTGCCTGAAGAGGTTATGGCAGATCTTCCCTACGGCATTGTCGCAGAATGGCTTGACGGAATTGATTCCATCTCGGCTGCAATGGTAGGGAGCGACAACTATAAGGAATTTGATGAAGAGGATGACGAGGATATCGTCTAA
- a CDS encoding UPF0179 family protein: MTESDTKITLIGSRLAREGLEFIFKGEMPECKKCRLKNTCLNLEPGRRYRVERIRNKDIHECFLHDSGVVAVDVSKAPILTTLESRKAVDGAKIMYEPPKCGKRECEIYEICHPEGLSRGDKCKIVEVLENLDSKCEANYSLKKVKLSW; the protein is encoded by the coding sequence ATGACAGAAAGCGATACCAAAATAACACTTATCGGATCACGACTTGCAAGAGAAGGACTGGAATTCATATTTAAAGGTGAGATGCCCGAATGTAAGAAATGCCGGCTAAAAAATACCTGTCTTAACCTTGAACCCGGACGCAGGTACAGAGTCGAAAGAATCAGGAATAAAGACATCCACGAATGTTTCCTGCATGATAGCGGCGTGGTTGCCGTAGATGTAAGCAAGGCACCTATCCTGACCACATTGGAGTCAAGAAAAGCAGTCGACGGGGCAAAGATCATGTATGAGCCTCCAAAATGTGGTAAGAGAGAATGTGAGATTTATGAGATCTGCCACCCTGAGGGACTCTCAAGAGGCGATAAATGCAAAATTGTAGAAGTTCTCGAAAACCTTGATTCCAAGTGCGAAGCAAACTATTCCCTGAAAAAAGTGAAATTGTCCTGGTGA
- a CDS encoding NAD(P)-dependent glycerol-1-phosphate dehydrogenase: MKLTINKNSAKWMQLPRDVLVGHGVLEEIGDVCRDLKMKGNALIVTGSTTNNIAGKRVSNLLESAGCSAEMVLTCKATKEEVEKVMEKALEVETNFLIGVGSGRSIDLAKLASTRLELPFISVPTAASHDGIASSRASIVDNGRSTSAQAQAPIAVIADTEIISAAPFRFLAAGCGDIISNYTAVLDWELASRLRNEYFGAYAAALSRMAARVIIECADSIKPEHETSARLVVKALVSNGVAMSIAGSSRPASGSEHMFSHALDKIAPKPALHGEQCGVGTIMMMYLHGGNWQEIREALKKIGAPVTAEELGIEDRYIIEALLHAHSIRPERYTILGSGLNPSAAEKVARITKVIN; the protein is encoded by the coding sequence ATGAAATTGACCATTAACAAAAACAGCGCAAAATGGATGCAGCTTCCCAGAGATGTTCTTGTTGGGCATGGCGTGCTTGAGGAAATTGGAGATGTCTGCAGGGACCTGAAAATGAAAGGAAATGCGCTGATCGTAACCGGAAGTACTACAAATAATATTGCAGGAAAGAGAGTCAGTAACCTCCTTGAGAGTGCAGGTTGTAGTGCAGAAATGGTTCTGACGTGCAAAGCTACTAAGGAAGAGGTTGAAAAGGTTATGGAAAAGGCCCTTGAAGTCGAGACTAATTTTCTCATAGGGGTTGGAAGCGGCAGGTCTATTGACCTTGCAAAACTTGCTTCGACCCGACTTGAACTTCCTTTTATTAGCGTGCCGACTGCGGCTTCCCACGATGGCATTGCATCTTCCCGTGCCTCAATTGTAGATAATGGGAGAAGTACGTCTGCACAGGCCCAGGCTCCTATTGCCGTTATCGCAGATACGGAGATTATTTCAGCAGCCCCTTTCCGCTTTCTTGCGGCTGGCTGTGGAGATATAATTTCCAATTATACGGCAGTGCTTGACTGGGAACTTGCAAGCAGACTCAGGAATGAATATTTTGGGGCATATGCTGCAGCCCTTTCCCGTATGGCTGCCCGAGTTATTATTGAATGTGCGGATTCGATTAAACCCGAGCACGAGACCTCGGCAAGGCTTGTGGTAAAGGCTCTTGTATCGAACGGGGTTGCGATGAGTATCGCAGGTTCTTCAAGACCTGCTTCAGGCTCGGAACATATGTTCAGCCATGCCCTTGATAAGATAGCTCCAAAACCCGCACTTCACGGAGAACAATGTGGAGTAGGGACGATTATGATGATGTACCTCCACGGGGGAAACTGGCAAGAAATCAGGGAAGCCTTAAAAAAGATAGGGGCTCCTGTAACTGCCGAAGAACTGGGTATAGAAGATAGGTATATAATTGAAGCCCTGTTACATGCACACAGCATTCGCCCTGAACGTTATACAATTCTTGGGAGCGGCCTTAATCCTTCTGCTGCTGAGAAAGTTGCAAGAATCACAAAAGTCATAAATTGA
- a CDS encoding DUF63 family protein has protein sequence MSFSIDNISQFINTYYLDPIRGDEGYNTVNTVTWAIILGICIFGVFRLLEKLEVKITPRFIASVLPFVLAGSSLRVIEDSPAGIFHPPFSYLLITPNIYFMVFAITVGCLWISIRMQKAGLVKDFHLTFAGFGLALFFINLAVLLHFDTIVYPYVPVFVIVAGIGLTFIFYLIARHFKSSIFTNPLNLSILMAHLMDASSTYIGIDHLGYFEKHVVPTYLINLTGTALVMYPLKLIIFVGVLYVLDTQFEDDERSLNLKVLIKMVILILGLSPATRNTIRMMMGI, from the coding sequence ATGAGTTTTTCAATAGATAATATCTCACAGTTTATTAATACCTATTATCTTGACCCCATAAGAGGTGATGAAGGGTATAATACTGTAAATACCGTTACCTGGGCAATAATATTGGGTATTTGTATATTTGGGGTTTTCAGGCTGCTCGAAAAGCTTGAGGTAAAAATAACTCCTCGATTTATTGCGTCTGTCCTGCCTTTCGTACTTGCAGGGTCTTCTCTGCGTGTAATTGAAGATTCTCCTGCAGGTATCTTCCACCCACCATTTAGCTATCTTCTCATAACCCCCAATATTTACTTCATGGTTTTTGCGATAACCGTAGGTTGTCTCTGGATTTCAATCCGGATGCAGAAAGCAGGGCTTGTAAAGGATTTTCATCTCACCTTTGCAGGCTTCGGACTCGCATTGTTTTTCATAAATCTTGCTGTCCTCCTCCATTTCGATACTATAGTATACCCTTACGTTCCCGTATTCGTAATCGTGGCAGGAATCGGTCTAACCTTTATCTTTTATCTTATTGCCCGTCATTTCAAGTCCTCAATATTCACCAATCCACTGAACCTTTCTATCCTGATGGCTCACTTGATGGATGCTTCTTCAACATACATAGGAATAGATCATCTTGGATACTTTGAAAAGCATGTAGTGCCCACTTATCTTATTAACTTGACTGGCACCGCATTGGTTATGTATCCATTAAAGCTTATTATCTTCGTAGGGGTTCTTTATGTGCTTGACACTCAGTTTGAGGATGACGAGCGTTCCTTGAACTTGAAAGTACTAATAAAAATGGTCATTTTGATCCTTGGGCTTTCTCCTGCAACTCGGAACACGATCCGGATGATGATGGGAATTTGA
- a CDS encoding stage II sporulation protein M produces the protein MERDDDYNPDEIKEGVQAAGTPEGEMENREYAAEEKEFFPGSSTSETWHDSGKDPKKGFKYLQFIWPYALLMAFIFFVFLVVGYYSAASFPYMAETLRESFSSRFSSIMTMIPLFIMFAIFLNNAFLSLLFLVLGLALGILPLLFIAFNGYVVGVVVYLIAQERGMLFILLGLLPHGILELPMVFLSAGIGLRLGYQVFSALIGRPTNIKREFKEGLTFYFHWILPLLLVAAIIETFITPIILNSI, from the coding sequence ATGGAAAGAGATGATGATTATAATCCAGATGAGATAAAAGAAGGTGTACAGGCTGCAGGAACTCCTGAAGGGGAGATGGAAAACAGGGAATATGCTGCAGAAGAGAAAGAGTTCTTTCCCGGAAGCAGCACGTCGGAAACATGGCACGATAGCGGAAAAGACCCAAAAAAAGGGTTTAAATATCTGCAATTTATCTGGCCCTATGCACTTCTTATGGCCTTTATATTTTTTGTATTTTTAGTTGTAGGCTATTATTCGGCTGCAAGTTTCCCTTATATGGCTGAGACTCTCAGAGAAAGCTTTAGCTCCCGTTTTTCATCAATCATGACAATGATCCCTCTTTTCATAATGTTTGCAATTTTTCTTAATAATGCCTTTTTAAGCCTGCTTTTTCTAGTACTCGGGCTGGCTCTGGGAATTCTTCCATTACTTTTTATCGCCTTTAATGGATATGTTGTGGGAGTTGTTGTTTATCTTATAGCTCAGGAAAGAGGAATGCTTTTTATTTTGCTTGGTCTTCTTCCCCACGGGATACTGGAATTGCCTATGGTTTTCCTTTCTGCAGGCATAGGTCTTCGGCTCGGATACCAGGTATTTTCTGCCCTTATAGGGAGACCCACCAATATAAAAAGAGAATTCAAAGAGGGACTTACGTTTTATTTCCACTGGATCTTGCCTCTTCTTCTGGTTGCAGCCATAATTGAGACTTTTATTACGCCTATTATCCTTAATTCGATTTAA